A genomic window from Chanodichthys erythropterus isolate Z2021 chromosome 1, ASM2448905v1, whole genome shotgun sequence includes:
- the LOC137023793 gene encoding protocadherin alpha-C2-like encodes MAVAGRCSCIKENVPLCLCFFIVLLSVLTDAQIRYSIQEELESGTVVGDLVRDLGLELRKLSARRIRISSDSARRYFSINHKTGKLVISDRIDRETLCEFSGTCTLSLDVVLESPFEQHSVDVEILDANDNSPLFPRDEYQLEISEGAQPGARFSIEGAQDSDDASNSVRHYRLTSNEHLALDSTKPPADGKHVELVLKKPFDRELLQSHQFLITATDGGSPPRSGTAKINVRVLDTNDNVPVFDSSVYKVKLRENSPVGALVIKLNATDRDESSNGEVYYSFSSYTPDRVRQMFSVDTDSGEIRVMSNVDYEETNSYEMYIQAADRGQGAVAVHCKVVVEVLDVNDNPPEIVLSSLSSPVREDARADTVVGLISINDRDSGQNKQVSLDIIPPNLPFKIKSFRNHYTIVTSAFLDRETISSYNVTVTATDGGTPPLSSSMTVRVEVADVNDNPPRFKQTSYTVYVAENNAVSAPLCVVKATDPDAGENARITYTVLNDNNHGISVASYVSVKPATGEVYALRSFDFEKLREFHFQVKAQDNGVPPLSRVATVYIYIMDANDHSPRFVRPASNGSHSTETILRNSEAGFLVSRVLAWDLDAGENAWLLYSLHHPPELDLFKVHEHTGEIRTTRRVIEDNSTVFSLTVHVRDHGSPPRSASTTITVGVMELPPKVAPDPKRIIRPHGTMMFSEVTLYLLIALCATTFVFLLTVFVLAIVRCHAYCSQPDACSCSPCCGSKKKKKATMKKAAKDGGGGGGGGGGVGGGGATGGAGAAAGGVTVQQQSAVLRRDLKVEPHYIEVRGNGSLTKTYCYKTCLTATSGSDTFMFYNTGRPLSGTWGSGADRFFTGQSGQFVRRLSMPDATAIQVCAVPTLL; translated from the coding sequence ATGGCTGTTGCAGGGCGATGTAGCTGCATAAAAGAGAACGTGCCTCTTTGTTTATGTTTCTTCATTGTTCTACTAAGTGTCCTTACAGATGCACAAATTCGCTACAGCATTCAGGAGGAGCTGGAGAGCGGCACTGTCGTTGGGGATCTTGTGCGGGATCTCGGGCTGGAGCTGCGAAAGCTTTCAGCGCGTCGGATCAGAATCAGCTCCGACAGTGCGAGGCGATACTTCAGCATCAACCACAAAACTGGTAAGCTTGTTATAAGCGACCGGATTGACCGCGAAACGCTCTGTGAATTCAGCGGGACCTGCACGCTTAGTCTCGACGTGGTGTTAGAAAGCCCATTTGAACAGCACAGCGTGGATGTTGAGATTCTGGATGCAAATGACAACTCGCCGCTTTTCCCTCGAGACGAGTACCAGTTGGAGATCTCCGAGGGCGCACAGCCAGGCGCGCGGTTTTCCATTGAGGGCGCGCAAGATTCTGACGACGCCTCAAATTCCGTGCGCCATTATCGCCTTACCTCAAACGAACACCTGGCGCTCGATTCAACCAAACCACCTGCAGATGGAAAACACGTAGAGCTCGTGCTGAAAAAACCTTTCGACCGCGAGCTTTTGCAGTCTCACCAGTTTCTTATCACTGCTACTGATGGTGGATCGCCTCCGCGCTCGGGCACAGCCAAAATCAACGTGCGCGTTTTGGATACCAATGACAACGTGCCAGTCTTCGACAGCTCCGTGTATAAAGTGAAACTGCGGGAAAACTCTCCCGTTGGCGCGCTGGTAATTAAACTAAACGCCACAGATAGAGATGAGAGCTCCAATGGGGAGGTGTATTACTCTTTTAGCTCGTACACGCCAGATCGAGTGAGGCAGATGTTTTCTGTAGACACAGACAGTGGGGAAATTAGAGTAATGAGCAATGTGGACTATGAAGAAACCAACAGCTACGAGATGTATATCCAGGCAGCTGATCGAGGCCAAGGTGCCGTGGCAGTGCACTGTAAAGTGGTGGTGGAGGTGCTGGATGTGAATGATAACCCTCCTGAGATTGTGCTCTCCTCCCTCTCCAGCCCAGTTCGAGAGGACGCTCGGGCAGACACTGTGGTGGGTTTAATAAGCATAAATGACAGAGACTCTGGACAAAACAAACAGGTCAGCTTGGATATCATTCCCCCTAACCTTCCCTTTAAAATCAAATCGTTCCGAAACCATTACACCATCGTTACCTCAGCCTTCCTGGACCGTGAGACTATATCATCATATAATGTCACAGTTACAGCCACGGATGGTGGGACGCCTCCTCTTTCATCCTCAATGACGGTTCGAGTGGAAGTGGCAGATGTGAACGACAATCCGCCACGTTTTAAACAGACTTCATACACTGTTTATGTGGCAGAAAACAATGCGGTCAGTGCACCTCTGTGCGTCGTAAAAGCAACGGACCCCGACGCCGGCGAGAACGCTCGCATCACATACACCGTCCTCAATGACAACAACCATGGTATTTCCGTGGCATCGTACGTTTCTGTCAAACCTGCCACGGGTGAGGTGTACGCACTACGGTCGTTTGACTTCGAGAAGTTGCGTGAGTTTCATTTCCAGGTTAAAGCTCAAGACAATGGTGTGCCACCTTTGAGCAGGGTGGCGACCGTCTATATTTACATCATGGACGCCAACGACCACAGCCCGCGGTTTGTTCGCCCAGCGTCGAACGGCTCACACTCCACAGAGACTATTTTACGAAACTCAGAGGCAGGCTTCCTAGTTTCACGAGTGCTGGCCTGGGATTTAGATGCTGGCGAAAACGCCTGGTTGCTCTACAGCCTCCATCACCCACCTGAACTGGACTTGTTTAAGGTGCACGAGCACACAGGTGAGATCCGCACGACACGGAGAGTAATCGAGGACAATTCCACTGTCTTTAGCCTGACGGTGCATGTGCGCGACCATGGTTCGCCTCCTCGCTCCGCGTCTACAACAATCACCGTCGGCGTCATGGAGCTCCCACCCAAAGTGGCCCCAGACCCAAAACGCATAATCAGACCACATGGCACAATGATGTTCTCCGAAGTGACCCTGTATCTTCTTATTGCCCTCTGTGCCACCACCTTTGTTTTCTTGCTCACTGTCTTCGTCCTAGCAATTGTTCGCTGCCATGCCTACTGCAGCCAACCAGATGCTTGCTCCTGCTCGCCTTGCTGTGGGTccaagaagaaaaagaaggcGACGATGAAGAAGGCAGCCAAagatggtggtggtggtggaggaGGTGGTGGTGGGGTTGGCGGTGGTGGAGccacaggtggagctggggccGCTGCTGGTGGGGTCACGGTCCAGCAACAGTCCGCGGTCCTACGGAGAGATCTGAAAGTGGAGCCACACTACATTGAGGTCCGAGGAAACGGCTCTCTAACTAAAACGTACTGCTATAAGACCTGCCTGACTGCCACCTCAGGAAGTGACACTTTTATGTTCTACAATACGGGCCGACCGCTGAGTGGGACTTGGGGTTCAGGGGCTGACCGTTTCTTCACGGGACAGAGCGGGCAGTTTGTGCGCAGACTGAGCATGCCCGACGCTACGGCAATACAGGTGTGTGCAGTGCCCACACTCTTATAG